The stretch of DNA GGATATGAACAATTTGAATAAAGAATGATATAAGCTATAACCAAGAACGTACACATAATAGGACTGAGATTCTTGTCATTCTTTTGGAGAGACATGAGTCACTCCTTAACATTTATTACTACTACGTACTAGTTTGACTAGGGGGGGAAATCAGATACCAGGATTGGAAAAATTCAAACTACATATAGATCAGCCAGTTCCTCCAAAGAATCAGAAGTAAGGTTTCTGGGATCAGCATTTTCGAGCAACCAGAGAAGATGGTCAAAGAGCACAACCTCACACTTAACTGAAAGATGGCCTTCCCATGCATGCTTCTGCTTTGATTTCTCTATTAGAGCATTCAACAGTGGATGGCTCAAGTACTTGGATTTTATCACATATCTCCTTCTTGAGCTCCCAACTAGAATTGTCTCAAAATCTTCTTTATTATCCTGAGATTCCACATTCCAGATCAAATCTTCTCTTGTGGACTTGGACCTTAAACTACTATAAGATGAGCTTCTTCCAAGCTGCCTTGACAAGGTCTTACACTTCCTCAGTAACACActcatcttcttcatcttctcTAATTGCTCCTTCTTGAGGAAATTAAAGAGAATGACATTAATTGAAGACTTAAATATAATACCGAGAACACGAATATTGCTAGATGGATAGGTGAATATGGTTGAAAGGTCACTGTTTTCTGGTTCTTCGGGACCTAAATTTATCAAATGACAAAGACAAGCCATCTTTGGTTCAGATGGGGTCTTCGCTGTTTGCGTATGTGTTATTCATGATCAAGATTTGATTCATTGTGTCTTGGGAGGACAGTTAAGTATGCCCTACTATAATTAAGGTGATGTTAGTTGAGAAGCAACCAGCTAGATCTTTAACAAACTTGATATGTCAAGAAGACTACAACCATAGTGATCACTTGTTGCTTAAAAGGTTGGCCCATCTCATATATATggttgtatacggtcaaaaccgagtttgcccttcgtgtgattaatcaagattggagcatgatggaccgaggttcgtcatcataatatcgagctcgaaacccaaagaccgatcaatatcgaactcgagacccagagaccgatcaatatcgagctcgagacccagaggccgatcaatatcgagctcgagacccagagaccgacccataccgagaccggccaagatcgagatcgagccaagggacaaaAGAGCCGTTATGGCCGCATTTGGGGAGAAAATCTCAGCGAAAATCAAAGAAAAGTTAATTAATTAGTCTATCATTGGAttctcactatgtatttttaattatacccaaaatgagattcccccactatattaagagtggttatcatttgtAAGGACACATTCATTCAGACACACATTCTAATATATACAAAAAACAGAGCCAATAGTATTTTTGAGTGGCTTTTGGTATTTTAGTCAAATTGTTTCTTCTATCAATCGTTCTTCACCCGATTTGGAGGTGAttaaacttgaaggcttaggctaatTAGTTCATctggtttgcattcatttcttgtATAACTAATTTCAATACACATTTATGTATCTTTCCCGATTTGTACCAatttataccacatatccttagaactacgaataaatttaactctatccgtttttcgggcaaacagtttggcgcccaccgtggggctaaggataatagtggttatttggtacaaaTTTCTATGAAATACacaattttacacttgctctcagaagtatctttgatttaaggttaaaaacgacgaactctcaattaatggccctacctatcgataacgaaactggtcttcaagatgagaacaacaacttgacaccccgggatgaaaggccactcgtcgacCCAGTTGGAACTCGAGCCAcagatccaattgacgttaattcacatgtggccattgaggcgaaccaacaTTCCGACCCCGAAAAACAGCATTCATGGTGGAGCTCCATCTGCAGTTCGAAATTCCCAAAATgctggagaagacgggatcagcctgcgtatgattttagaaatgttgcaagctcaacaggtagtgatagctcagttgcagagccaaacccagacaCCGAGCAGGCtcgagcccggtccaccccaagaagtcacccacaaaacggggccagcagtagtaaggtcaaatgaacaagaatcggggactaatcccgaaattattaaaATGATCGAGGAACTGATAAAAcaaatagagtcaggagaaaggaggattgaagcaaacgacaaaaagtgaaaacttataactccagggttgatcagatcccgggggcaccaccaatattgaagggcttggattccaaaaaatttgtgcaaaagcctttcccccccgAGCGTGGTTccaaaaccgatcccaaagaagttccgcatgcccgaaattcctaaatataatggaacgaccgaccccaacgaacatgtcacctcttacacatgtgccatcaaagggaacaatctagaagatgacgagatcgaatccgcattattaaagaagttcggtgaaaccctgtcaaagggagcaatgatatggtatcataatttaccgcccaactttatcgattcttttgctatgcttgcatattATTTCGTAAAAGAACAAGTTTTTAGGCAACTTGTCCTACTTTCTCTATAAAGATTGAAACCAGGAAGTcaaaccttttcaaggtaaggcaaaaagataacaagatgctaagagagtttgtatctcgttttcaaatggaacgattagatctaccaccggtcacagacaattgggccgttcaagctttcacccaaggactgaacgaacgaagctcgatggcttcacgacggttgaagcagaacttgatcgagtacccggttgttacctgggccgacgtacacaatcgatatcaatcgaatattagagtcgaagatgaccaattGGGTTCTGGATCTTTTATTAAAAGGGACACCGACCGAGGAACAAGGTCGAACATGGACCGATACCGGCCGTATAATGAAAATCGTAGGGGTAGCGAACTGGGACGTAACCTCGTACAAGGCGAAAGGAGAAGttatcgaggccaagggtctcgaggACTAATGAACAAGAGTAGGTTAGATAGGCAtatcggacctaaggaagcaccacggttatcagaatataacttcaacattgatgcatcctccatcgtatcggctatcggtcgcatcaaagatactaaatggcatCGACCTCTGCAGTTCGATCCAAcctagagaaatcccaatcaaatgtgcaagtatcgtggcacccatggccacagaacgaaagattgcaggcagttgagagaggaggtagcccggttattcaatgaagggcaccttcaaGAGTATTTAAGCAACCGggccaagaaccatttcaaaaacaaagAGTTCAacagacaaaacgaacaagaagagccacaacacattatccacatgatcatcggaggtaTCAATGTCCCCCATGGGCCGGTGCTTAAATACATTAAGATGTCGATAataagagagaagcgatctcgaactcaggattacatacCTAAAGGAACCTTGGCCTTTGGTGATgaagacgcggaaggaatcatgcagcccaataacgatgcactggtaatatctgtacttatgaataaaactcaagttaaacgtgtgttaattgatctaggtagttcgaccaacatcattcgatcaagggtcgtagagcaacttgGTCTAtaggaccaggtcgtgcccgcaaccctagtactaaacggattcaatatggcgtgtgaaactactaagggcgaaatAATTTTGCTAGTAAACGTGGCCgagaccatccaggaaacaaagttccacgtgatcaagggtgacatgagatataacgccctgttcgggaggccgtggatccacaacatgagagcagtaccctcgacccttcaccaggttctaaaattcccaacaccagagggaatcaaaatggtctacggggagcaaccaaCTGCAAAGGAAATTTCTgccgtcgatgaagtgattccgatatcatcaCTATCATAGAAAAAGGGATCAGGTTCGAAGGAGAAATGGGACtctaaatagcaatcacaaacgtcagcctcgACCCAGTTAGAGAATCAAAGGACtaacgaagatgatgattatgggatccctcaTTCCTTCATGGTCCCTGATGATTCtgatgctaccaaatcaacggtcgaagaactttAGCAAATCATGCTAATCGAACAtgtgcccgagcgaaaggtatacctgggcatggggttaaatctcgagctcaggaaaaagctcattcaatttcttatagctaacatgaaatgtttcgcttggtcccatcttgacatgacagggatcccaccggaaataaccactcatagactaagtttggatccgaaattccatccggtgaagcaaaaaTGAAGGCCTCAGTCCGAGGTCaagcatgccttcatcaaggacgaggtaaccaaacttcttaaaataggatccattcgagaagtaaaataccccgaatggctagcaaacgtGGTGGTTATCCCTAAGAAGGTaagcaaacttagaatgtgtatagattataaagacctaaacaaggcatgccctaaggattcttttccattgcctaatatcgatcgtatgatcgatgccatggacggccacgagactctcagttttatTGATGtctactctgggtacaaccagatacagatgaacccgtaggaccaggaaaagacctcgtttatcactaagtacggtacctactgttataacgtaatgccatttggactGAAAAatactggtgcaacttatcaacgcctagtaaaccgaatgtttgaaaaacaaataggaaaatcaatggaagtttatattgatgacatgttagttaagtccctccgagcagaggaccatttaaagcatttgcaggaaactttcgatatactgagggaatataatatgaagcttaaccccgaaaaatgtgcatgcGGAgttggctcgggtaagtttcttggtttcatggtgtccaatcggggaatcgagatcaaccccaataaaaacaaagctatcgaggatatcacgatAGTGGATAATATGaaggtcgtgcagaggctaacagGGCGGATAGCTaaccctaggacgattcatttcgagatcctcagatagaagccaccgattcttctcactacttaagaagaagagcaactttgcatggactccggaatgccaacaggctttggaggaactaaagcggtatttatcgagctcGTCGCTGCTTCATATCCCAAAAATGGACGAACAACTTTATATGTACTTGGctatctcggagatagcggtaagtggagtcctggttcgagaagaacgaggtacgcaattctctatttattatgttagttgAACCTTatgcgaggccgaaactagatatccacacttagaaaaattatctcttgctttaataagcgcctctaggaaactaaaaccatatttccagtgtcatccgatatgtgttgtaacaacttatcctcttcaaaatattttgcacaaaccccgAGCTtttgggtcgattggccaaatgggccatagacattagtgggtacgatattgagtatcgaccctgaaccgccatcaaatctcaaatcttggcggacttcgtggctgactttacaccggccttcgtacccgagatcgaaaaagaactactaataaaactgggtacctcttcgggagtctagaccctctttacagacggtgcctcgaacgcgaaggggttcGGACTAGgcatcataccaaaatcatccacaggtaatgtagttagacagtctattagaactacaaaattgacgaACAATGAGGCCGAGCATGaagctatgattgcaggtctcgaactagcaagaagcttgggagcggaagtcgtagaggctaagtgcgattccctcctcgtggtaaaccaagtcaacgggacttttgaagtccgagaagatcgaatgcagaggtacttggataaactacacgtgactctacatcgatttaaggaatggaccttgcaacatgtacccggagaacaaaacagcgaggccgacgcccttgcaaacttaggttcatcggtcgaagatgacgaactcaactcggggagtgtcgtacaactcatgagatcggtaatcgaagaaggtcacgctaagataaactccacaagtttaacttgggattggagaaacaaatacatagagtacttcaagaacgggaagcttccatcagaccCAAAGGAATCAAGAGCTCTGCACACAAAGGCAGCACAGTTCTCCTTGTCTGAAGACGGAACGCTATTTaggaggacgttcgatggaccattggtaaTATGTTTGGGACATGGAGATACCGATTACCTCCTACgtgaaattcacgagggcacttgtggaaatcattccggttcCGATTCGTTGGTCCACAAAGTaataagagcaggatattattggaccgatatggacAAGGAtacaagggagttcgttcgaaaatatgacaaatgccaaaggcatgcgcccatgattcatcaacccggggaactactccactttgtcctatctccatggcctttcatgaaatggggaatggacatcgttagCCCCCCTCCCATCGGTcccaggtaaagctcaatttattttgtttatgactgattatttctctaaatgggttaaagcacaggctttcgagaaagtcagggAAAAGGAAGTGACAGATTTCATttaggaccacatcatatgtcgattcgggatgccatccgagattgtatgtgataatggaaaacaattcatcggcagcaaagtaactaaatttctcgaggaccataagatcaaaaggatcctatcaacaccttatcatcccagcgggaacggacaaaccgaatcaaccaacaaaaccatcattcaaaatcttaagaagagattgactgaTGCcgaaggaaaatggagagaaatattacccgaggtcctatgggcataccgcacaatatcgaaatccagtaccagagcaacaccattctcgttggtttatggcgccgaagatCTTATCCCGGTCGAGGTCAGAGagcctagcatcaggtttcgatatgcaacacaGGAGTCAAATAACGataccatgaatacgagcctagaattgttagacgaaagacgagaagccgctctcgtccgattggcctccCAAAAATAGCGAATCGAAAGGTAccacaatcgaagaaccaattttcgatattttaacatcggggacttggtgctaagaaaagtcacacTCAATACCCgcaatccaaatgaaggaaaattgggtccgaactgggaaggaccgtatcaggttctcgaaatcatcggaaaaggatcctacaagctcggtatgataaacggcaaacaactactaagcaattggaacgtatcgcacctaaaacgatactactgctaaggtacgacccttccatgttcatttgtatttcgaaactaacccttgcaggtgttcgagcAGAAGCAAGGATGGATTCTTCAACgtgaagcctttaggtctgaaagcgcgcattgcactctttttcccttagaccggttttgtcccaaatgggttttccggtgaggtttttaatgaggcaaccattgattatgctaacttagaataattcaatagtattcgaggcctctttacaatcaaccacgaatactggggggcattgccctcgaatatCAAGTTCGGGCAAGATCGTTACTTCATGGCAAcaaggtctcgataggaaaattttgtaagggccaaatggtcaaacaaaCCATGCCCGCATATTTTGCTTAAGCCTTGGCACAAAATATGTACACATGACCtataaaagagaaatttcttctttaccgatatctcatacctCAGAAAGGTTCTCCTACTTTatattctcgatctattatgcaaaTAGGCTTAACGGCTGACCATGACTGGAGTTCGAttaattaccccataaatcggggacttcCATCcaaaaaatcaacgagatcaaaTTATACATAGCCTAAGgtctaccttaattcgagttcgagaaatcattctcactcgactacatagcctaagggctaccttaattcgagttcgagaaatcattctcactcgactacaaagcctaagggctaccttaattcgagttcgagaaatcattctcactcgactgtaaagcctaagggataccttaattcgagttcgagaaatcattctcactcgactgtaaagcctaagggctaccttaattcgagttcgagaaatcattcttaCTCGACTACAAATCCCAAGggataccttaattcgagttcgagaaatcattatcactcgactacaaagcctaagggctaccttaattcgagttcgagaaatcattctcactcaactacaaagcctaagggctaccttaattcgagctTGAGAAATCATACTCACTCGACtccaaagcccaagggctaccttaattcgagtttgagaaatcattctcaATCGACTACAAATACTATGGGgaaccttaattcgagttcgagaaatcattctcactcgactacaaagcctaagggctaccttaatccgagttcgagaaatcattctcactcgactacaaagcctaacgTCTACCTTGATTCGAGTTCGTGAAATCATCCttactcgactacaaagcctaagggctaccttaattcgagttcgagaaaacattCTCACTTGACTAAAAGCCCatgggctaccttaattcgagttcgagaaatcattctcactcgactataaagcctaagggatactttGCTTCAAGTTTAAGCGAATCATTTTACTTGACATCTACTTATCAAGCCTAAGAGCCACCTCAgttcgagttcgaacattcactcggggactgcctaTAAGAAAATGTCAAGTGCATTACTTGCTATCGGTCCTTACTACCTCAATCTTGGGACTTCGAATAATTATTCCATTCTAAGGCACTTTTTGACCTTTGTATAAGTtaacaaaaaggaaaaagattCAGAAGCCATAGAAgggaaaatttatatatatatatcaatatattaatttttttttacaaaagcAAACACAGCCCGAAGGAAGTTCTTTATAAAGGCCGAAGCAGCCTCGATAGAAATAACAAAAACTACTTAAGATTCTAAatggcttggtcttcatcggaaGCCGCGTCCTCAGGATCTTCCCCACCTTCAGATTCGCTCGAGCTATCGGAGTCTTCTTCAGGAAAGGCCAGCCTTCGAGCCATCTTTTCCTCTACCTTGGCATTTTTAATTTCGGCCtcaacatcgaagccctgagcactgacctcctcgagagcttctctccgagcctgccatttagcatgttcgaccatgctcttggcCTTGGCTAAATTAACCTCAACATCCATCctaaactgggccactttagcattaGCTCTTTTATTAGCCTCGGTCACCTCAGATCTGATCACTTCGAGTTCATTAGCCAAGCTTGCCTTATCGGAAGTGGCCAAATCTAACCGACTCTAAAGCTCTTTAACCCTCTCGATCTGCACTGAGGCATTTTATTTTGCAACCCGAAGTTGGGCCTCAGCCGACTCCAATTGCGCTTGAACAACCTCCTTTTTGGAGGCGAGGATATTCatattttctttgaatttttcCCCTTCGGCCATTAGCTCATCTACCTGCGAATTGAGCCGTCCGATCTGTTCAAGCCTCTGTCGAACCTGCAAAATCGATTTGTCAGTAGATATCTCCAATTCGTCTTCACTATCATGAAGAATTCGAAATACCTGCTCGGCCATCTCCTCGTGCTCATCCCGAGCCGCTGCCAAATCTGCTCGAAGTTTCTCGTTAAGAAGTTTAtaggagtcactcttctcagtgaggtccCGAATCTCggcctcatgctcctcttgaattcggaggaaagcctcgtgatgcaacaccgaagcctacaaTTATGAAAAAaatgttagaattatctacaacaAGTATAAAAGATACAACATAGATGTCATTGAAGTTACCCGATTCACaacatgttgggcctcgttgaaaaggcaggTGGGTCCTACCGCATTCATCACTACTTGATCCTCTTTGGTCACTAGGGATCGAAGATAACTAGAAATCCCcacggggggggaggggggaattcGGGTATCCTCTGGGATGGAGAGCACCACCTTCCGCCTACAATCAGGATCAATACTCGGGGCCGAGAATCGGTCCAATAATTTTGGAACCGATGAAGACCCGGTAGAGCCAGACCGTGATATTTTCTTTGGTATCGATAATCCACCGAACTCGATAACCTCCTTCGAGGCAGCTGACTCGAGCCCATCCAGAAAACTGTGGATATTGATCGGCTCCCGAATGCCCTCGTAGGATCGACCTTCCATCATGTTGGACTCACGTATCATATCATCcaaaatctgaggggatccgctaATATCAACTATCCTGAGCTCATCCCTCGAGATATCTTCTGTTGCCTGAGAAGTCCTACCCTCGGTCTCCCCTTCAACCATCTCAGCTCGAGACAGAATAGTCTCAGCTTTTTCTTGTTCCGGGATTATGGCCAGGGTTCCCTTATTCACTTCCGTCGATTCAGAAgattgttgtatcacaacattagcccgtacaGCGGCTAATTCCTCTCCTCCTTCTTCGGGATCGTACCTTAATTGGCGGATCGATTTCGGAAGCATAACACCAGGGGCCCCCTTTGGCTTGCAAGATTTCTTCGCcggttttttcttttccgagaccggggaactcggtacatcttttctcttcttttctttaacCTATTTTGGGACAGGAACCTCCtcatcaccagatgggggcctcatggcaACGTCCTTCCCAAGTCTTACAAAGGAAAAATGGGGGTTAAGCAAGTAAAGAAGATCAAATGACAAACAAATTTAGAAAGAGACTTACCAAGACTCCGgacctcccatcgaccctttgataattccaCCCAAGCGCGCTCGGAGTACAGTCTCTGCAGCAccagaccttcaacccattgtttaagatCCAGAATCGGCTCAGGCATCCGAGCCACATTTGtgacaagaaagaaaaaatggatcaagaaaatgaaaggtAGTTACAAAATTAAAACGAACGAAGGGAAATAAGTGCTcacggttcatattccatttcttagGAAATGGCATGTCATCAGCAGGGATCGGGTCTGAGGTTTTGActcgaacaaatcggcccatccaacctcgatcacgaGTCTCATCTACACTCGAGAACGGCGCTTTGgtggctcggcgagcaagcttgattaaccctcctcgataaagtcggggactataaaggcgcatgaggtggtcgagggtgaaaatacacccctcgattttgctcgagaaaaatcggagaagaatcactattctccaaaagaaggatggatctggccaagggtcgcgtcgtatctcttgcaaaaagTGACGATGACAGGGTCTAAAGGACCTAACGTAAAAGGATAAGTATAAAAACTtaggaacccttccacgtgggtagtaattgatacATCAGGCGATGGGACTACCATGTGCTTATCGGCCCAGTTGCATTCTTGTTTGAATTTCTCGAGAATGTTCTCGGTGATTGTGCACtggtacctcgacatcggctcatATCGACCCGGTATCGAAGAAGGTTTTTCAACTTTAGAATCACTAACAGTTGAACACCCTACCGGAACGAATTTCTCAGGGCGAGGCTCCGCCGCATCCTCACCGCTggcgggtcgtgatgaagaagcaACCTCTTTTTTGCGGAACGGTTTTAAATGTTTTGGCCATCTGAATTTCTGTGAACAAAGAAGAAGGGAgattgaagtatttggtgttttgagaagaacaagcaaagaaactcCAAAATCTAAAAATAGGAAACTTTGGGGAAGGTAAAAGACTATGAAGATTGGAATGAAAAAGGTTTAAaggtaaaagtttgaaataatgaagaaatgggctatttatagatttcacagcGACGATTCAAAAttggcagtggccgaccatcgactgacgcacATTTagtgccttggtaactggaccgatggGACATTTGTCACATACGTCACAATCGGGCTCGTCGCAAACAGCAGTATTCTCCTAGTCGGAGgatgaaaaatcatatcgtttctcgccatcttctttccgagaaacgaggggactatctgtatacggtcaaaatcgagtttgcccttCATGTGATTAATCAAGATTAGATCATGATGGACCGAGGTCCGACATCATAATATCAAGCTAGAGACCCAGAggccgatcaatatcgagctcgagacccagagaccgattaatatcgagctcgagacccagaggccgatcaatatcgagctcgagacccagtgaccgatcaatatcgagctcgagacccagtgaccgatcaatatcgagctcgagacccagagacagACCCATATCGAGATCGACCAAGATCGTgatcgagccaagggacaaaAGAGCCGTTATGGCCGCATTTGGGGAGAAAACTCGGCGAAAATCAAGTAAAAGTTAATTAATTAGTCT from Nicotiana tomentosiformis chromosome 11, ASM39032v3, whole genome shotgun sequence encodes:
- the LOC138901615 gene encoding uncharacterized protein; its protein translation is MPETDDFIQELAETMVTARPTTASTESASLTDDHAAAHPPIKRCMAALQHFNPGTVVEWKLERSPGIQEHIFRYVFWAFKLVIDGFVHCRSVISIDDTHVYGKYDIKLLIAVAVDTNGSIFRLAFAICANESQEIWTFILNHLKEHVVRQRSDFGVSLLVLLKTPNTSISLLLCSQKFRWPKHLKPFRKKEVASSSRPASGEDAAEPRPEKFVPVGCSTVSDSKVEKPSSIPGRYEPMSRYQCTITENILEKFKQECNWADKHMVKEKKRKDVPSSPVSEKKKPAKKSCKPKGAPGVMLPKSIRQLRYDPEEGGEELAAVRANVVIQQSSESTEVNKGTLAIIPEQEKAETILSRAEMVEGETEGRTSQATEDISRDELRIVDISGSPQILDDMIRESNMMEGRSYEGIREPINIHSFLDGLESAASKEASVLHHEAFLRIQEEHEAEIRDLTEKSDSYKLLNEKLRADLAAARDEHEEMAEQVFRILHDSEDELEISTDKSILQVRQRLEQIGRLNSQVDELMAEGEKFKENMNILASKKEVVQAQLESAEAQLRVAK
- the LOC104089038 gene encoding auxin-responsive protein SAUR78, yielding MACLCHLINLGPEEPENSDLSTIFTYPSSNIRVLGIIFKSSINVILFNFLKKEQLEKMKKMSVLLRKCKTLSRQLGRSSSYSSLRSKSTREDLIWNVESQDNKEDFETILVGSSRRRYVIKSKYLSHPLLNALIEKSKQKHAWEGHLSVKCEVVLFDHLLWLLENADPRNLTSDSLEELADLYVV